The following are from one region of the Ptychodera flava strain L36383 unplaced genomic scaffold, AS_Pfla_20210202 Scaffold_113__1_contigs__length_234537_pilon, whole genome shotgun sequence genome:
- the LOC139126645 gene encoding uncharacterized protein has protein sequence MAYTNGPFARREKRELRVSLKAQATATILTFRAPTVIGNNFATIGSTSGKSIDYIRVSLREQFDTANNTCEYHGWHLATFHSKADLDKVYSQLCPNFSYDGLYVGGEWKNSSWYWVINDSVIDLNIDLPDGDLDKKLFIRPNGSCPRYKVEGRNGTLERRFICMRDRPLCSHVDNFPFPTSDIVGMPIQKSSAKDCCNACYESFRCIAWTYTVTDQISGMCRLKKGVRSKYFDPNVIPGLVQDARRPDVVCPSNIETKVYLDMPTTSVTWRLPNASDNSGSVHVFGSHEPGSNFSVGVATIFYEAKDPSGNTAYCCFNVTVKAVVRPLFEDANGIQAIASSSEAIKRFGKLSKAIDDLSVVNVSAEEIQLMAQDILQSMNGGIEVLQNATTGSEETYHDSDVLIESVLNAADSLAQFVLRNTEPSSGPLLVETLSIRLNLESDSVEKLSDTSVMMGDGNGFTLPPAEALFPNLSLQTTVYRIVIWLKRSLFQRRNYANDVLSLSFTDREGNELPVNDTKEDISIIFPSDPPRTDTKVLINGVYIEADDITYYRTKANISYVQHATVIHLKSSKEISVNVKANIFKDWGVIDSTEYSCYQFSVDSQLHRGQSSIFIPEHEFPLTGTYKITVALQQKHDVRLSMHVKQIMCGYLDEISGTWNSDGCKVSPASNLTSTVCLCDHLTAFATRTN, from the exons ATGGCTTATACAAACGGTCCTTTTGCAAGAAGAGAGAAAAGAGAGCTTCGAGTAAGTTTAAAAGCGCAG GCTACTGCCACAATATTGACATTTCGGGCACCGACAG TGATTGGTAACAATTTCGCTACCATAGGATCAACGTCTGGCAAAAGTATTGATTACATTCGGGTTAGCCTAAGAGAACAATTTGATACAGCCAACAATACTTGCGAATATCACGGCTGGCATCTGGCAACGTTTCACTCGAAGGCAGACCTGGATAAAGTCTACAGCCAACTGTGTCCTAATTTTTCATACGATGGATTATATGTTGGTGGTGAATGGAAGAACTCTTCATGGTACTGGGTGATAAATGATTCTGTGATCgatttgaatattgatttaCCGGATGGAGACCTAGATAAAAAGTTATTTATCAGACCAAATGGTAGTTGTCCCCGATACAAAGTCGAAGGAAGGAATGGTACGTTGGAGAGACGGTTCATTTGTATGCGAG ATCGGCCATTATGTTCTCACGTAGACAATTTTCCCTTTCCTACATCTGACATTGTTGGCATGCCGATCCAGAAATCATCAGCTAAGGATTGCTGTAATGCCTGCTATGAATCATTTAGATGTATTGCCTGGACGTatactgtaaccgatcaaattAGCGGCATGTGCCGGTTGAAGAAAGGTGttcgatcaaaatattttgatcctAATGTAATACCGGGCTTGGTGCAAG ATGCCAGGAGACCTGATGTTGTTTGCCCATCTAATATTGAAACAAAGGTATACCTCGATATGCCAACTACTTCTGTGACATGGAGACTTCCGAATGCGTCTGACAATTCGGGTTCTGTCCATGTATTTGGAAGCCATGAACCAGGGAGTAATTTCTCCGTCGGCGTAGCAACGATTTTCTATGAGGCTAAAGATCCTTCAGGCAATACTGCTTACTGTTGTTTTAATGTTACTGTGAAAG CTGTGGTACGACCTTTATTTGAAGATGCAAATGGAATTCAGGCGATCGCATCTTCATCAGAG GCTATTAAAAGGTTTGGTAAATTATCCAAAGCGATCGATGATCTTTCTGTTGTAAATGTTTCCGCAGAGGAAATCCAGCTCATGGCTCAAG ACATCTTGCAGTCAATGAATGGAGGCATTGAAGTACTACAGAATGCTACCACAGGAAGCGAAGAGACCTACCATGACAGTGATGTTTTGATAGAATCTGTTCTCAACGCAGCAGATAGTCTGGCACAATTTGTACTACGGAACACTGAGCCTTCCAGCGGTCCCCTATTAGTGGAAACGCTTTCCATCCGTTTGAACTTAGAGAGTGACTCTGTGGAGAAACTCTCAGACACGTCAGTAATGATGGGGGATGGAAACGGATTTACATTGCCTCCAGCAGAGGCACTATTTCCGAATTTGTCACTACAAACTACTGTTTACAGAATT GTTATATGGCTGAAAAGAAGCTTATTTCAACGtagaaattatgcaaatgatgtcCTCAGTTTGTCTTTCACAGACAGAGAAGGCAATGAGCTACCAG TGAATGACACAAAAGAAGATATCAGCATCATTTTCCCATCTGACCCTCCAAGAACAGACACAAAGGTATTGATAAACGGTGTATATATTGAAGCTGATGACATCACATACTACAGGACAAAAGCTAAC ATATCGTATGTGCAACATGCCACAGTAATCCATTTGAAGAGCTCCAAGGAAATTTCTGTGAACGTCAaggctaacattttcaaagactgGGGAGTCATTGATTCCACTGAATACAGTTGTTACCAGTTTTCCGTTGATTCCCAGCTTCACAGAGGACAATCGAGTATATTTATCCCTGAACACGAGTTTCCGTTGACTGGAACATATAAAATAACTGTTGCCTTACAACAAA AGCATGATGTCCGTCTTTCAATGCACGTCAAGCAAATCATGTGTGGTTACCTGGATGAGATATCTGGCACCTGGAACAGTGACGGTTGCAAG GTATCACCAGCTTCTAACTTGACCTCGACAGTATGCCTTTGTGATCATCTAACAGCATTCGCGACAAGAACAAACTAG